GCAGACGGTGTGCAGGGTGCCGCGCAGGTACCAGCCGCGGACGATGCTGCGCTCGTCCTCGTACGCCGCGCGGACGGCGGGGGCGGTGATGTCCGCTCCCCTGGCCCGGATGCCCAGGTCGGCGGCCATGGCGTCCTGGGCCTGCAGGGCGCAGACCCGGCGGACGACCGCCTCGGCCGTGGCCTCCCGCACCCCGCCGGCCAGGGCCTGGGCGCAGGCCCGTCGCAGGCGGACACGGTCGTACTCGGGCATCAGGGTTTTCCTCGTCCGGCGCGATCCTCCTTGCGGGTGGGGAAGGGGGGCGGTGGGGCTAGTCGTCCTCGATGGGGCGCAGGGCTCCGGGGTCGCCGAACACGATCATGGTGTCGCCGGCCTGTACGGCGGTGTCGGGGTCGGGGTTGGGTTCCAGGGTGCCGTCGGCGCGGCGGATCAGCAGGGGCAGCGCTCCCCCGCAGGCCTGTCGCAGGGGCCGGCCCACCAGGCGGGAGCCGGTGTCGAAGCGGATCTCCTCGATCCGGACGTCGGAGCTGCCGGCCCGGGTGAACTCCAGGAAGTCCACCACGTGCGGGCGGACCGCCAGCAGGGCCATCCGCCGGCCGCTGGTGATGTAGGGGGAGACCACGCTGCTCGCGCCGGCGTGGGTGAGGCGTTCGGCCGAGGCCGCCTCCGAGGCGCGCGAGACGATGGCGAGCGAGGGGTTGAGGGAGTGGGCGATCAGGGTGATGTAGACGTTCTCGGCGTCCGAGTCGACCGCGCAGACCAGGCCGCGGGCGTGTGCGATGCCCGCGCGGCGCAGCACCTGTTCGGAGGCGGCGTTGCCGATCAGGTAGGGCGCACGCTCACGTTGCAGCTGCTCTTCCAGGGCGGTTTTGTTCTCGATGACGACGAAGGGGACGCCCTCGGCCTCGAACTCGCGGGCCACGGCCTGGCCGACGCGCCCGTAGGCGCAGACGATGAAGTGGTCGCGCAGCGTGTCGATGCGGTGCTGCATGCGCCGTTTCCTTCCCGCGGGCCCGAACCGTCCCTCCACCAGGGCCGTGCCGATCAGCCCCAGGACCGCGACGAAGAGGGCGACCCCCACCACCGCCAGCGCGGCGGTGAAGAGCTTGCCGGCCTCGGTGAGCCGGTCGGCGCCGGAGAAGCCTTCCGTGGTCAGCGTCATCACCGTCATGTAGACGGCGTCGGGCAGCGAGAACCCGAACAGCGTGTACCCGCCGACGCCGGCTGCGAGCAGCGCCAGGAGGGCGAACGCCGCCAGGAGCACTCGCCGGCCTGTGCGTGGCGGCCACACAGCACCTCCTGACCCTCGCCCTTTTGTCTTCAGTGTCCTCGCCGGGCCCCGGGCAGCAACACGGAAAGACGGCGCTGCGGCGCCGGACCGGGGCCGGGCGCGGGCGAGGCCGGGCGGGGCCGGGCGGGGGACGTGGAGTGTGCGGTGCATGTGCGCCGTGCGGTCGTCTGCGTGTGCGGTCGTGTGTGTGCGGCCGGTGGGTGTGTGCGGCCGGTGGCGCGACGGTCCGGAACGCCCCCCGGGGGGTCAGTGCAGGATGCTGACGGCCCGCGCGATCACCAGGAGCGAGGTCAGCAGGGCGGCGATGCTCTGGATGCTCATCATGGCTTTGGCGCGGGTGGACAGGGGCATGGTGTCGGTCGGGCTGAAGGCGGTGGAGTTGGTGGTGGACACGTACAGGTAGTCCACCAGGGTGGGGACCCAGTCCGAGGTGGCGCTGGCTCCGTCGGCGACTTCCTGGACGGCGTCGTCGTTCTCGTCCTGGGAGAAACGGAAGTCGGCCAGGGGCAGGGCGGAGCGGGGTGCCTGGGTGCGGCTGACCGGGCCGCCCCGGTCCAGTTCCCAGTAGGCCAGCCCGAAGACGATGATGTTGGTGAGCCACACCTGCAGTGCGGCCACCAGCAGGGAGCGGCCGTCCTTCACCCCGGCGTACACCAGTTCGTGGATCAGGATGGCCAGCGCGACGAGGTTGCTGATGGCGATGACGCCGACGAGTGTCAGCGACAGCACGCGGAACGTCTTCGTCTGCCGGGTCAGCCGTTTGGGGTTGATCGCGATGAGCGGGATGAGCAGCAGGCACTCCAGGGCGGGCAGCACGTACCGGGGAGCGATCAGGAGCCGCTGCGGCAGCAGCAGGTACAGGGCGATCGCGGCGAGGGTCGCGACCACCGCCGGCAGCCGTGCCTCTCCCCTGCGCTCGTGCCGGGGATGCCGGGTGCTCGCTTGTGTCCGCGTACGTGCCATGCCACCCGGCCTTCCGGTCGTTCCCCGCACGAACCGTGCCACGGCGCCTCGTGCACCCGCACGGTGGCGCCGCAGCACGTCCAGCAGGTACCCCGAAGTCTGCGGCCCGTGCCTGCGGCTGTGGCAACCCGGCGGCCGGGGAAGGGGGCAGCGCGAAGTCCGCGCCGGTTGGTTCCTCGGCGCGGACTTCGGGCGGAGCGGAAGGGGCCGGGTCAGACGCCGGGGATGCGGGCGCAGACGGCGGTGACGGTGACCTGGACGGGGAACTGGCTGGCGTTGCGCAGGGTGCCCCGCCAGGTGCGGCTGCTGGTCGGCTCGGTCTCCATGAGGTACACGCCGCTGCTGATCAGGGGGGTCTCCGAGACGCCGCCGCCCGTGACCACCGTGCCGGAGGGGCAGGTGGCGGTGATGGTGCACAGGCCGTCGGGGTTGCACGTCTGGGTGTTGGACACCTGCACGTAGCGGGGATGCGGCTGGGCCTGCTGGTGATGAGCCGGAACGGCCGCCGCGGCGGGAGTGACCGCGCTCAGGGCGAAGAGAGCCGGCAGGGCCGTGAGGCCGGCGGCCCACACACCTCTGTAGCGGGGAAGCGGACTGAAGCGGCGTCCGGCGCGCATGGCTGACCTGCTTTCTGTGACGAACTGTGCACTGCGTGGGGAGGCTTGGCGGCCCGGATGCGGGCGCCTTGCTCATGGTGCGCCGGGCACACCGGCAAGCAGAACAGACACACCCATATCAGCATCTTGTTGGGCCAACCGTGGTCCCACCGTGTGCAGGACGGCGTCGCCCGGGTCGCGCCTCTCCCCCGGTGTCACCGGCGTCCGGCTGCGCGAGCGGTCCCCTCCTTTCGCCGCCCCGGCGGCCACCTTTCGGCCGCCGGGGCGTAGACCGGCGGCCCTGTGCCGTAGACCGTCGGCGGACGGCCCTGCCCGGGCGGCCCTGCCCGGGCGGCCCGGGGCAGGGTGGGCCGTATGCA
Above is a genomic segment from Streptomyces collinus Tu 365 containing:
- a CDS encoding DUF1345 domain-containing protein — its product is MARTRTQASTRHPRHERRGEARLPAVVATLAAIALYLLLPQRLLIAPRYVLPALECLLLIPLIAINPKRLTRQTKTFRVLSLTLVGVIAISNLVALAILIHELVYAGVKDGRSLLVAALQVWLTNIIVFGLAYWELDRGGPVSRTQAPRSALPLADFRFSQDENDDAVQEVADGASATSDWVPTLVDYLYVSTTNSTAFSPTDTMPLSTRAKAMMSIQSIAALLTSLLVIARAVSILH
- a CDS encoding potassium channel family protein; the protein is MLLAAFALLALLAAGVGGYTLFGFSLPDAVYMTVMTLTTEGFSGADRLTEAGKLFTAALAVVGVALFVAVLGLIGTALVEGRFGPAGRKRRMQHRIDTLRDHFIVCAYGRVGQAVAREFEAEGVPFVVIENKTALEEQLQRERAPYLIGNAASEQVLRRAGIAHARGLVCAVDSDAENVYITLIAHSLNPSLAIVSRASEAASAERLTHAGASSVVSPYITSGRRMALLAVRPHVVDFLEFTRAGSSDVRIEEIRFDTGSRLVGRPLRQACGGALPLLIRRADGTLEPNPDPDTAVQAGDTMIVFGDPGALRPIEDD